GGTATAAATATATTTATAAGAACAAAAAAGCAACTCATTACAACGAATGAAGGGGCACTTGTGATTGAGCATGCACGAAAAATGTTGAAAGAAGAACGTCTATTGTTAGATAAAATTAGTTCGAAAATAGGAGAAGTAAACGGCAGTATTTCTATAGGTGTTTCTTCATTAATCGGACAAACAATACTTCCACAAGTTCTAGGAGAATATACTAACTTATATCCAAATGTAGACATTCAATTACAAATTGGTTCTAGTGAACATATTAAACAATATCAAAATGACTTTCACATCATGGTTGTGAGAGGGAATGAAGTCATGAATGTTCAAAACGACCTTTTACTAAATGAACAACATTATTTTATTTATCCTAAAAATAGAAAACAAGACTTACATCTATTACCAATGATAGAGTTTCAGGCAGAACCTATTTATTTAAAGCAAATAGAAGAATGGTATTCAGATTATTTACAGAAAGAATATCATGCGCTTATTAAAGTCGATCAAATCGCAACATGTAAAGAATTGTTGTTGAATGGGGTAGGAGTTACAGTTTTACCAGAGTTGGTTATTGGGGATATTGATACAAATAGATTTGAAATTAAAAAATTAAATGTTATGCGCAAACCACTTACACGTTCAACATATATTTGTTATGAACATAATGTATTGCAGTTACCACAAATTAAGTCTTTCATAGAAGTATTAAAAAATTATATTAATAAACTTGAAATAGGTAAAAAATAAGAGGCTGGTACATAATTCCCTCTTAAAATAAATAACAACTCATTTCTAGCTGAATAAATCAGTGAAATGAGTTGTTTTTTTATAGAATCTTACGATTTTGAAAGTGCATGCTTGCCTAGGGGTGTGGCTCGAGCCTGTAGTCGCGCGCGGCATACTATTCCCCCGGGCGTCAGCGCTTTACAAAATCGTGAGAACGAACCAAAGTAAAATTAGGGTGAATTGTACGAAGAATGTAGAGACATTATGCTCAATTCACGCTACTGTTTTTTTAGTAAATAGCGTAATATGTTTTAAAATCTTACGATTTTGAAAGTGCATGCTTGCCTGGGGTATGGCTCGAGCCTGTAGTCTCTCACTCATACTATTCCCCCGGGCGTCAGCACTTTACAAAATCGTGAGTAATATTCATTTCTATAATATTTTTTCTTTTGTTCTTTTAAGTACATGCTCTATGTTGCTAGACTGACCAAACAAGCAACATAGAACGCTTGTAAGTTGCAAGACTGATCAAACAAGCAACATAGAAGGTCTGAAAGTTGCAAGACTGACCAAACAAGCAACATAGAAGGCATGAAAGTTGCAAGACTGGCTAAACAAGCAACATAGAAGGCCTGAAAGTTGCAAGACTGACCAAACAAGCAACATAGAAGGCCTGAAAGTTGCAAGACTGGCTAAACAAGCAACATAGAACGTCTGAATGTTCCAAGCTCTTACTTTTTTACACAGAACTTAACTTAAATAATATACCAAGTATCTCAGTTGTATCGATTATGATAAACGCTTCTGTAATTTAGTGAATATATCTTTCGTTTCTTCATTTATGCCATCGTGATTCAATATATATTCTATGCGTTCGGCATTTTTATGATCTTTGAAACGTGTTTCGTTAAGTTCATAAATAGAAAGTTGTGGCTTGTATGTATTTAGCAATTTCATATTATCATTTTGAGCAACATAACCTTCTTTAAGTACACGGAAATAACAACCTGTTTTAAAGGTGCTTGCCATACGTTTGACTAAATCTTTAATACCGTATCTTTGAGCGATGGTTGCACAAGGCTGTCTTGGACAAGAAACTTGAATGACTGCCTCTCCAAGTTGATAGCTATCTCCAATATTTAAGTGTTCTTCTGTTAAACCAGATACTGTGATGTTTTCACCGAAAATAGCATATTTAGGTAAAAGGTCAATGATGTCATTCCAATATGGATAATGATCTTTACTGTAGAAACAAATCGCTTTTTCAGGGCCACCATGACCTTTGTATTGTTGTTCATCTTCAACAAATCCCGTTTTAGATAGGTACATGTTATCTTTAAATGGTTCTTTCAAAATAGCAGTTTTTTTAGATTTTTGGTCACCAAATGTGATGTTTGTGACTTTTCCGATTGAAATGTAGTCAACTTTGTATTCCACTATAATAACCCCTTTAATAATAGTTGTTATTGATTTTACATGTTAGAGTGAAATATATCAATAAAGCATTGACGTAATGGGTGATTAGCATTAAAGTACAATCATATAATAAAATAGAGGAAGTTGTGAATTCATGTTTTTGAAATTATTTCAAATAAAAAATTATAAACTCTTTTTAATAAATATGGGTTTATTAGGAATGGCTATTGCTATAACAGTACCATTTTTAGTGTTATATGCGACTCAACATTTAGGCATGACAAAAGGCCAGTATGGCTTGTTAATGGCGTTAGCTGCTGGTGCATCATTTACAGTGAACTCAATTGTTGCAAGGTATTCAGATAGTGGGAAAATAAACCGTAAATATCTCATCATTACTGCACTTATAATGGGTGCGCTATGTTTCTCTATTTATTTCTACATACATACAATTTGGATATTCATTGTTTTATATGCAATGTTTCAAGGACTTGCTGCACCTGCAATGCCTCAAATGTATGCCTCTGCACGTGAATCTATAAATGAATCCTCTTATAAGGATAGAAGTATATTTGCAAATACCGTTTTGCGATCAACATTTTCATTAGGATTTTTATTTGGACCATTAATCGGGACAGTATTGCTCGGTATATTAGGATATGATGGCTTGTTTGGTGGAACGATGTCATTATTTTTAACCGTTTTAGTCTTATTGATCATTTTTTATAAAGAACCTAAAAAAATTATTAACAACGCAATCGGAAACTTTCCAGAAAGGAAAGCACCAAATTTAATATATGAACCAACATTATTGATACCTTTTTTAGCGTTTATTCTATTACATGTTGGGCAATGGATGTATACATTAAATATGCCATTGTATGTTACAGAGTATTTGAAAGATGATGAATCACATGTGGGCTTTTTAGCAAGTTTATGTGCTGGATTAGAAGTGCCATTTATGATTATTTTAGGCATTATTGCAAGTAAATTTAAAACTAAAACATTGCTCATGGTCGGTTCAATATTCGGCTTCGGTTATTACTTTAGTATAGGCGTGTTTGATAGTTTTGTAGCCATGTTAATTGGGCAATTAGCATTAGCATTTTTCTTAGCCATTTTACTTGGATTAGGTATCAGCTATTTCCAAGACATTTTACCAGAATTTCCAGGATATGCTTCAACATTATTTGCGAATGCAATGGTGATCGGGCAATTAGGCGGAAATTTACTCGGTGGTTATATGAGTGATATAGTAGGTTTAGGAAATGTGTTCTTCGTATCAAGTTTATCTATTGGAGTAGCATTCATATTATTAATTTTTACAGTAGAACATTCAACACAAAAAGAAGCTAAAATAAGTTAGGAGTAAAATTATGACAACAATTAGTTGGTTATTAATTATATTAATGTTTGCCATTGCTTTTATCGGCTTAATCAAACCCATCATTCCATCAGTATTATTTTTATGGGTAGGTTATTTTATATATCATTTTGCTATCGATTCAAGTAAATTATCATGGGTTTTCTGGACAGTAATGGTGCTATTCACTATATTTATGATACTTTCCGATATCATTATGAATAGCTATTTCGTGAAGAAATTTGGTGGATCTAAACTAGGAGAAACAATGGCAGCAGTTGGTGTCATTATTGGTTGTTTCGTATTCCCACCGTTTGGTATTATCCTCGTACCGTTTGTATTAGTATTCGTTACTGAAATAATTCAAAAAAGCGATATAACAGCCGCTACAAATGCAAGTATCGGCTCATTACTCGGATTCTTAACAAGTTCGATTGCTAAAGCATTAATCATGATCGTTATGATTATATGGTTCTTTATCGATATTATATTTTAATAAAAAACCCCATTCGTTGGATGTGCGCTAACCCCATGATGTGGGAGTAAAATAAAAACACTTTCGTTGAATTCATATTAAAATGAATTTATACGGAGGTGTTTTTTCTATGAAAAGAGTGGCATATTCAGTTGAAACAAAATATAAAGTAGTAGAAATGAAACTTAAAGGATATAGTACAAGAGAAATAATGGATGCTTTAAATATTAAAAATGAATCTCAAGTTAAAGTGTGGTGGAAATGGTATAGAAATGGGGAAACACATAGATTCAATCAACAAGTAGGTAAACAATATTCCTACGGAAAAGGAAATGAAGAATTGAGTACTGTTGAGACGCTAAAAATTGAATTAAAGCGCAAAGAAGTAGAAAATGAAATTTTAAAAAAGTACAAGGAATTGGAAAGGAAGTGGTCCCAGAGGTAGTTGTTGAATTAGTAAATGAATTGAAATCTAAATATACAGTGAAAGTCATTTTAGAAACTTTAGATATTCCAAAATCAAATTATTACAGATGGAAAAACAAAGATTTCAGTATATCTGAGGATGAACGAGAAATTATAGAACTATGTAAGAAACATCGTTTTACATATGGTTATAGAAAAATAACTGCCTTGTTAAATAGAAAAAATAATAAACCAATTAATCACAAAAAAGTACAAAGGATTATGCAAAAACATAATTTAAATTGTAAAGTACGAATGAAAAAATCGAAAAGACCAGGGAATGCATATTATAAAACACATAATCTATTAAATAGAAACTTCAAAGCAGAGAAACCTTTAGAAGTACTTTTAACAGATATCACTTATTTACCCTTCGGGAATACAATGTTGTATCTTTCATCTATCATGGATGCTTACAATGGTGAAATTGTGGCATATAAAATCGGTAATAAACAAAATCAAGAATTAGTAAATGAGACATTAAAACAACTTCAATTGGAACCAGGTACTATATTACATAGTGATCAAGGAAGTGTGTATACTTCTTATGAATACTATGCCCTATGTACAGAAAAAGGCATTACCAGAAGCATGTCCCGTAAGGGAACGCCAGCTGATAATGCCCCAATAGAATGTTTTCATGCCTCTCTAAAGTGTGAAACATTCTACTTAAACAGTGAGCTTAGAAGCTCTAATACCATTGTAATAGATATTGTCGAAAATTACATTGAAAACTATAATAAAGTTAGAATTCAACAAAAACTAGGCTACTTATCCCCTATAGAATATAGGAAATTAGCAGCCTAGAAAATAGTGTTTTTATTGAGCTCCCTTAGTAAGGGTGCAGTGCCGATGTCCAACAGATGGGGTTTTATAAATGAACGTAAGTATTATTTAGTTTCCTTCTTTCATGTCTTTTTCAATTTCTTCTTTAGATTCTCCACTCTCTTCTAAAACCATTTTCCGGTCATACATTTTAAAGAATGGGAAATAAATAATGACAGACACAGCTATATTAAACAAGACAAGAATAATGGCACGCCAATCGCCTCCTGTTGCTAAATATGCACCGATTGGAGCTGGTAGTGTCCATGGCGCCATTACGCTTGTTGCATTGACGAGCCCAAGCCATGTTGCGATATAGGTAATGATTGTTAATACGATTGGTATGATTATAAATGGTATAACCATAATTGGGTTTAATACGATTGGTAAACCGAAAATGACCGGTTCATTTATATTAAATAAAGATGGAATTGATACGGCTTTGCCGAATTTCTTCAAGAACTGAGATTTTGCAAATAATAATATACAGATGACCAGTCCTAATGTTGCTCCGGCTCCTCCAATCCACACGAACCACTGGAAGAATGTCTCAGGTGCTATATGTGGTAAAGGTTCTCCAGCTGCATGTGCTTCTGCATTTTTAGCTAAATAAACTTCCCATAATGGACGTTCAATCGTACCAACAATTGACATACCATGAATACCAAATGACCAAAAAAATGTTGTTAAGAATACAGGTACTAATACACCTGGTAATGTGTCACCTGCAAAGACGAGTGGACCTACAATTTTATCTACAAGCATATGTAAATCGAGTTGGAATGCAACTGTAATAATACTCATTGCACCGAGTACAAAGACTACAGGAATTAAAGATTCAAACGAGCGACTAACGGACGGTGGTACTTGAGGTGGCATCTTAATGGTAATGTTTTTATTTTTACACAATCTATATGTTTCGACAGAAAAAATGGCAACGAACATTGCGACGAATAAACCATGGCCGCCTAAGTTAGTCATAGGTAAGACGAAACCTAAATCTTTATCCATTGTCGGAGATATCGTTAATAAGAAAGCTGCTGTAGATAATTGTGCTGCTGACAATGGATCTAAATCATATGACTTTGCGAGATTATAACCTATGCCGAAGACAATGTATAAACTCATGATGAACATTGTCATTCTATAAGGAATTAAAATTTGTTCTGCATGTGCTGTTGCCCACTGAGTGATTGCCCACGATTCTGGAAGTGGAGGCGTTGCAAATATTAAAAAGAATGAACCGAAAATGATGAATGGGAGTGCTGAAATGACCCCGTCACGGATAGCAAGTAAATGACGTTGATTGGAAAGCTTTGTCATTGGACCCGACAGTTTACTTTCCATCCAAGTAGCAAAGTTATTCACGAAAAAGTCCCCCTTCGTTTGTAAGCGTTTCGATTTTGTTATAGTATAAACTAAATAGATAAAATATTCAAAATAATAAAAAAATTATTATATAACGAATGGAAGTGATAATGATGAGACGCTTAGGAATATCTTTGTATCCAGGAAAATCTAATGAAGCTGAAGATATACAATACCTTGAAATAGCGCATGAGTATGGATTTTCTAGAGTTTTTACGAATTTATTGCAATTAACAGAGGAGAATAAATCGACTTTATTACCTACTATTGAAAAAACGATACAATATGCCAAAAATTTAAACTTTGAAATATTTATTGATGTAGCACCAAGAACATTTAAAGTACTAGGTATTGAACCTACTGATTTAACTTTTTTTAATGAGTTAGGTGTTGATGGTATTAGACTTGATGAAGGCGTTGGGGCTAAAGAGACAAGCGACATGACGTACAATCCTTATGGCATTATGATTGAGCTGAATATGAGTGTGATGAATCACTACTTAGATAACGTGATGGATTTTGAACCTAATCGAGCATGCTTAGTAGGGTGTCATAATTTTTATCCTCATCGATATGCAGGAATAAGTGAATCATTCTTTCTAGAAGGTAGCCAAAAATTTAAAAAGTATGGTCTCAGAACTGCAGCATTTGTTTCAAGTGAGATCGCTGAATTCGGACCTTGGCCAATTACAGAAGGCTTACCAACATTAGAAGAACATAGGGGCTTGCCGATTTCTACACAAGCTCAATATTTATGGGCGACAGGTCTCATTGACGACGTGATTATTAGTAATTGTTACCCTTCAAGAGAAGAATTAAAAATGGTTAGCAATTTAAAAGATGAACCAATCACATTTGATGCAAAATTATTTGATGATATTACAGATTTAGAAAGAAAAATTGTAACTGAAGAAGCACATTTTTATAGAGGTGATGTTAGTGATTATATGATTCGTTCTACTCAAAGTAGAGTGAAATATAAATCAGAATCATTTCCAGTTCATCATACGATTGCAATTAAAAGAGGAGATATATTGATTGATAATGAAGCATACGGACAATATAAAGGAGAATTACAAATTGCTTTGAAGCCTATGATTAACACTGGACAAGTTAATTTAATTGGTAGAATCGCGCCTCATGATTTGCAATTACTCAATTATTTAAAACCGTGGGCGTTCTTTAAATTTAATATTCAGGAGATGGTGTAAATGAAAAAAATACTATTAGTTTGTTCAGCAGGTATGTCGACAAGTATGTTAGTTAAGAAGATGCAAGAAACAGCAGATAAAGAAGGAAAAGACTATGAGATTGAGGCTTTAGCTTTATCCGAAGCAGAATCTAAGATTGATGATGTAAATGTTATTTTACTTGGGCCACAAGTGAGATTTCAAAAAGCACAAGTAGAAAAAGTCACGAACGGTAAAGTTCCAGTAGATGTTATAGATATGCAACAGTATGGCATGATGGATGGAGAAAGTGTGTTGAAACATGCTGAAAGCTTAATGGAATAAGGTGATAATATGGAGAAATATGAACAAATAGCTTTTCAAATTATAACGCATGTAGGTATGGCTAAGAGTACTTATATGCAAGCTATTAAAGAAGCTAAAGATGGTAACTTTAAAGAATCTGAAGATTTAATTGTTGAAGGCAATCAATTTTTAGTTGATGGTCATAAAGTGCATAAAGATTTAATTCAATCAGAAGCTAGTGGAGAAACAATACCGCTAAATCTCTTACTGATGCATGCAGAAGATCAACTTATTTCCACAGAAGTTATTAAAGAAATGGCAAAAGAATTAATCTATGTTCATCAAAATTACGTAAAAAAATAATTGTCATAGTTAGAATATATATTTCTGGGTAAAAGAAATAGAATAAACAAAAGGAGTATATACAATGTCGAATAGAATTCTAGCAATCACTGGTCCAACATCAGGTATAGGTAAATCAACAGTTATAGAATTAGCAAATGACTATGACATTATTATCTTGTTGTGCAGAAATATAGAAAAAGGCGAACATTTGAAGACGCTATTAACAGAAGAGCATAAAAATATACAGGTAGAAGTCATAAAGTGTGACTTGTCAGATTTAGCAAATGTCATGAAAGCCGCTACACAAGTATTAGATCATTATCCACATATTGATTGTTTAATTAATAATGCAGGTGTAGTTTCAATAACGAGACAAAAAACGATAGACGGTTATGAACTAATGTTTGGTACAAATTATTTAGGTCACTTTTTATTAACGCATATGTTATTCGAGTCAATTATGAGAAGCCGTGATAAACAAATTATTATTGTCTCTTCTGGTGCGTATAAATATGCTCATATTGGTCATCATAACTTCAATTACCCATTAAGGTTTAATCCAATAAAATCATACAGTAGATCTAAGCTCGCAACTTTATATTTCATGCAAGAGTTGTATGAGCAGTTTCATCATTGTGGATTGAATGTGACTGCTATACATCCTGGAGCAGTCTCTACAAACTTAGGAAAAACTAAATATAACCAAAAATTTGGAGACTTTATTTATAAAATATTTGATTCCATGTTTGTATCTCCTAAAGAAGGTGCGATGTCTACAATTAAAGTGACTAAAGATAAGACTTTATTTAATGGAGCATATGTATATGAAGGTAAAGTAACAGAATTGGAGAACCAAGGCATGAATTATTATGACCGTAAGAGATTGATTCGTGAAACATTGGAAGCATTGCAGTTAGATCAATTTATGTATTTAAGTACAGATAAATAATGAATACGTTTACATTTAATATAGGTTACTCAATTTATTGTTTTCTTTTAAATTAAATTTTATAATAGTTAGTATTGTAAGAATATTTCCAATATTAATAAAGGGATGAGATGTATGAGCAAGCATTATATTTTATTAGCTGATTGTAAAGATGAAATCGGGATTACATCACTAATATCAACAATTATAAAAGACACGAATTCAAATATATTTCATTTAGATCATTACACAGATGTACAAGAGAATGAAAATCATTTATATCTTCGTATTGAATTTGATAAGAATGATGAAGTGAAATCACTTTTAGAAAAAGAATTAACAACGAAAAATATCAACTTCCAAATATTTGATGCAGAAGAAAAAGTGAAAACTGCGCTTCTTGTTTCTAAAGAAGATCATGCGTTAAGTGAAATTATTTTGCGTGCAAATCGTCAGGAATTTCCGATTGAGATAAGCTGTGTGATAAGCAATCATGAAAATAACCGTAAATTCGTTGAAGATTTGGGGATACCGTTTCATCATGTAAAAGTGACTAAAGAAACGAAACGTGAAAGCGAAGATGAAATTACGAGAATATGTGAAAGCTATGATGTAGATTTACTCGTACTAGCGAAATACATGCAAATTTTATCAGAAGTCTTTGTTGAAAGACATCATCTGAAAATCATTAATATTCACCATTCATTCTTGCCGTCATTTATAGGTGCAAATCCGTATAAACAGGCATATACAAGAGGTGTGAAATTAATTGGGGCAACGAGTCATTATGTTACTGAGGACTTAGATGCAGGTCCAATTATTGAACAAGATGTTGTAAGAGTTAATCACAGACACTCAGCACAAGATATGAAACATACTGGTAGACATGTGGAATCTCAAGTACTAGCGAGAGCTGTACAGTGGCATTGTGAACATAAAGTGATTGTAAATGGAAATA
This portion of the Mammaliicoccus vitulinus genome encodes:
- a CDS encoding DUF456 domain-containing protein — translated: MTTISWLLIILMFAIAFIGLIKPIIPSVLFLWVGYFIYHFAIDSSKLSWVFWTVMVLFTIFMILSDIIMNSYFVKKFGGSKLGETMAAVGVIIGCFVFPPFGIILVPFVLVFVTEIIQKSDITAATNASIGSLLGFLTSSIAKALIMIVMIIWFFIDIIF
- a CDS encoding PTS sugar transporter subunit IIB; translated protein: MKKILLVCSAGMSTSMLVKKMQETADKEGKDYEIEALALSEAESKIDDVNVILLGPQVRFQKAQVEKVTNGKVPVDVIDMQQYGMMDGESVLKHAESLME
- a CDS encoding MOSC domain-containing protein translates to MEYKVDYISIGKVTNITFGDQKSKKTAILKEPFKDNMYLSKTGFVEDEQQYKGHGGPEKAICFYSKDHYPYWNDIIDLLPKYAIFGENITVSGLTEEHLNIGDSYQLGEAVIQVSCPRQPCATIAQRYGIKDLVKRMASTFKTGCYFRVLKEGYVAQNDNMKLLNTYKPQLSIYELNETRFKDHKNAERIEYILNHDGINEETKDIFTKLQKRLS
- a CDS encoding sugar efflux transporter, which codes for MFLKLFQIKNYKLFLINMGLLGMAIAITVPFLVLYATQHLGMTKGQYGLLMALAAGASFTVNSIVARYSDSGKINRKYLIITALIMGALCFSIYFYIHTIWIFIVLYAMFQGLAAPAMPQMYASARESINESSYKDRSIFANTVLRSTFSLGFLFGPLIGTVLLGILGYDGLFGGTMSLFLTVLVLLIIFYKEPKKIINNAIGNFPERKAPNLIYEPTLLIPFLAFILLHVGQWMYTLNMPLYVTEYLKDDESHVGFLASLCAGLEVPFMIILGIIASKFKTKTLLMVGSIFGFGYYFSIGVFDSFVAMLIGQLALAFFLAILLGLGISYFQDILPEFPGYASTLFANAMVIGQLGGNLLGGYMSDIVGLGNVFFVSSLSIGVAFILLIFTVEHSTQKEAKIS
- a CDS encoding LysR family transcriptional regulator gives rise to the protein MKVDDYKLLVTLEDVKTLRKAADILYISQPAVSQRLKSIENFFGINIFIRTKKQLITTNEGALVIEHARKMLKEERLLLDKISSKIGEVNGSISIGVSSLIGQTILPQVLGEYTNLYPNVDIQLQIGSSEHIKQYQNDFHIMVVRGNEVMNVQNDLLLNEQHYFIYPKNRKQDLHLLPMIEFQAEPIYLKQIEEWYSDYLQKEYHALIKVDQIATCKELLLNGVGVTVLPELVIGDIDTNRFEIKKLNVMRKPLTRSTYICYEHNVLQLPQIKSFIEVLKNYINKLEIGKK
- a CDS encoding PTS lactose/cellobiose transporter subunit IIA, whose protein sequence is MEKYEQIAFQIITHVGMAKSTYMQAIKEAKDGNFKESEDLIVEGNQFLVDGHKVHKDLIQSEASGETIPLNLLLMHAEDQLISTEVIKEMAKELIYVHQNYVKK
- the purU gene encoding formyltetrahydrofolate deformylase; the encoded protein is MSKHYILLADCKDEIGITSLISTIIKDTNSNIFHLDHYTDVQENENHLYLRIEFDKNDEVKSLLEKELTTKNINFQIFDAEEKVKTALLVSKEDHALSEIILRANRQEFPIEISCVISNHENNRKFVEDLGIPFHHVKVTKETKRESEDEITRICESYDVDLLVLAKYMQILSEVFVERHHLKIINIHHSFLPSFIGANPYKQAYTRGVKLIGATSHYVTEDLDAGPIIEQDVVRVNHRHSAQDMKHTGRHVESQVLARAVQWHCEHKVIVNGNKTVVFT
- a CDS encoding IS3 family transposase (programmed frameshift), which gives rise to MKRVAYSVETKYKVVEMKLKGYSTREIMDALNIKNESQVKVWWKWYRNGETHRFNQQVGKQYSYGKGNEELSTVETLKIELKRKEVENEIFKKVQGIGKEVVPEVVVELVNELKSKYTVKVILETLDIPKSNYYRWKNKDFSISEDEREIIELCKKHRFTYGYRKITALLNRKNNKPINHKKVQRIMQKHNLNCKVRMKKSKRPGNAYYKTHNLLNRNFKAEKPLEVLLTDITYLPFGNTMLYLSSIMDAYNGEIVAYKIGNKQNQELVNETLKQLQLEPGTILHSDQGSVYTSYEYYALCTEKGITRSMSRKGTPADNAPIECFHASLKCETFYLNSELRSSNTIVIDIVENYIENYNKVRIQQKLGYLSPIEYRKLAA
- a CDS encoding PTS sugar transporter subunit IIC, with product MNNFATWMESKLSGPMTKLSNQRHLLAIRDGVISALPFIIFGSFFLIFATPPLPESWAITQWATAHAEQILIPYRMTMFIMSLYIVFGIGYNLAKSYDLDPLSAAQLSTAAFLLTISPTMDKDLGFVLPMTNLGGHGLFVAMFVAIFSVETYRLCKNKNITIKMPPQVPPSVSRSFESLIPVVFVLGAMSIITVAFQLDLHMLVDKIVGPLVFAGDTLPGVLVPVFLTTFFWSFGIHGMSIVGTIERPLWEVYLAKNAEAHAAGEPLPHIAPETFFQWFVWIGGAGATLGLVICILLFAKSQFLKKFGKAVSIPSLFNINEPVIFGLPIVLNPIMVIPFIIIPIVLTIITYIATWLGLVNATSVMAPWTLPAPIGAYLATGGDWRAIILVLFNIAVSVIIYFPFFKMYDRKMVLEESGESKEEIEKDMKEGN
- a CDS encoding DUF871 domain-containing protein, producing the protein MRRLGISLYPGKSNEAEDIQYLEIAHEYGFSRVFTNLLQLTEENKSTLLPTIEKTIQYAKNLNFEIFIDVAPRTFKVLGIEPTDLTFFNELGVDGIRLDEGVGAKETSDMTYNPYGIMIELNMSVMNHYLDNVMDFEPNRACLVGCHNFYPHRYAGISESFFLEGSQKFKKYGLRTAAFVSSEIAEFGPWPITEGLPTLEEHRGLPISTQAQYLWATGLIDDVIISNCYPSREELKMVSNLKDEPITFDAKLFDDITDLERKIVTEEAHFYRGDVSDYMIRSTQSRVKYKSESFPVHHTIAIKRGDILIDNEAYGQYKGELQIALKPMINTGQVNLIGRIAPHDLQLLNYLKPWAFFKFNIQEMV
- a CDS encoding SDR family NAD(P)-dependent oxidoreductase, producing the protein MSNRILAITGPTSGIGKSTVIELANDYDIIILLCRNIEKGEHLKTLLTEEHKNIQVEVIKCDLSDLANVMKAATQVLDHYPHIDCLINNAGVVSITRQKTIDGYELMFGTNYLGHFLLTHMLFESIMRSRDKQIIIVSSGAYKYAHIGHHNFNYPLRFNPIKSYSRSKLATLYFMQELYEQFHHCGLNVTAIHPGAVSTNLGKTKYNQKFGDFIYKIFDSMFVSPKEGAMSTIKVTKDKTLFNGAYVYEGKVTELENQGMNYYDRKRLIRETLEALQLDQFMYLSTDK